In a single window of the Thiohalophilus sp. genome:
- a CDS encoding sulfite exporter TauE/SafE family protein — translation MSAELSLLAAFLVGLMGGVHCVGMCGGIVGALTFGVPQPQSRARLFGFQLSYNLGRIASYTLGGVLLGGLSGLADNLLVIHQYQSILQVIAGLFMLAMGLYIAGWWTGLRHVESGGRVVWRYIEPLGRRLMPVTRPGQALLLGMLWGWLPCGLVYSVLIWSISTGSALEGGLLMLSFGLGTLPNLLLMGMFAATLQKFVRYPPVRHGAGGLVMLFGVVTLYLAWQPLPA, via the coding sequence ATGAGCGCGGAACTCTCCTTACTGGCGGCTTTTTTGGTCGGCCTGATGGGCGGGGTGCATTGTGTCGGCATGTGCGGCGGCATCGTCGGCGCGCTGACCTTCGGTGTGCCGCAACCGCAGTCGCGAGCCCGCCTGTTCGGTTTTCAGCTGAGCTACAACCTCGGACGGATCGCCAGTTACACCCTGGGCGGCGTGCTGCTGGGCGGGCTCAGCGGCCTGGCCGACAATCTGTTGGTGATTCATCAGTACCAGAGTATCCTGCAGGTGATTGCCGGGCTGTTCATGCTGGCGATGGGCCTGTATATCGCCGGCTGGTGGACGGGACTGCGGCATGTCGAAAGCGGCGGGCGCGTGGTGTGGCGCTATATCGAGCCGCTGGGCCGGCGGTTGATGCCGGTGACCCGGCCGGGGCAGGCGTTGTTGCTGGGGATGCTGTGGGGCTGGCTGCCCTGTGGGCTGGTTTACAGCGTGCTGATCTGGTCCATCTCCACCGGCAGCGCGCTGGAAGGCGGTTTACTGATGTTGAGTTTCGGCCTGGGCACGCTGCCCAATCTGTTGCTGATGGGCATGTTCGCGGCGACGTTGCAGAAGTTTGTCCGCTATCCGCCGGTCCGCCATGGCGCCGGCGGGCTGGTCATGCTGTTCGGCGTGGTCACCCTGTATCTGGCCTGGCAACCGCTGCCCGCCTGA
- a CDS encoding DUF4426 domain-containing protein — MKSLLKWSTTALLVFSLHLTPAVAEQSKRFGDYVIHYNTLNTDTLNPAVAREYGIRRSKSRAMLNVSVIRASDGKGIQAQVTATSGMLTGHKQTLETREIREGDAVYYISDFPVAHRDTLKFTLRVKPEGSRKTHTIAFQEQFFTE; from the coding sequence ATGAAGTCACTGCTGAAATGGTCAACCACCGCCCTGCTGGTATTCAGCCTCCATCTGACGCCGGCCGTGGCCGAGCAGTCCAAGCGCTTTGGTGATTACGTGATTCACTACAACACATTAAATACCGATACACTGAACCCCGCCGTGGCCCGTGAATACGGTATCCGGCGCAGCAAAAGCCGGGCGATGCTAAACGTTTCTGTTATCCGGGCGTCTGACGGCAAAGGGATCCAGGCACAAGTCACCGCGACCAGCGGCATGCTGACCGGCCACAAACAGACCCTGGAGACCCGCGAGATCCGAGAAGGGGATGCCGTATACTATATCAGTGACTTTCCGGTCGCCCACCGCGACACCCTGAAATTCACCCTCCGCGTTAAACCCGAAGGCAGTCGCAAAACGCACACGATCGCGTTCCAGGAACAGTTCTTTACCGAATAA
- the metW gene encoding methionine biosynthesis protein MetW, which produces MSLLRSELRMISDWIRPGSHVLDLGCGDGTLLRYLHEERQVTGYGMEIDQEKIVKAIENNINVIQTDLDAGLSEIESGSFDYVIMSETLQAVRYPDKLIDEMLRIGAEAIITFPNFGHWRCRMELFYGRMPVTPSLPNTWYNTPNIHLCTIRDFEQLCEDMSLTVLQRIVVDRDHKPSATAWLLPNLMGEIALYRLQRQ; this is translated from the coding sequence ATGAGTCTGTTACGCTCGGAACTGCGCATGATTTCCGACTGGATTCGCCCCGGTTCCCACGTGCTGGATCTGGGTTGCGGTGACGGCACCCTGTTACGCTATCTGCACGAAGAACGTCAGGTTACCGGCTACGGGATGGAAATCGATCAGGAGAAGATCGTCAAGGCCATCGAGAACAACATCAATGTCATCCAGACCGACCTGGATGCCGGTCTGTCGGAGATCGAATCCGGGTCATTCGACTATGTGATTATGAGCGAAACCCTGCAGGCGGTACGCTATCCGGACAAACTGATCGATGAAATGTTGCGCATCGGTGCCGAAGCCATTATTACCTTCCCCAACTTCGGTCACTGGCGCTGTCGCATGGAGCTGTTTTACGGGCGTATGCCGGTCACTCCCTCATTGCCCAACACCTGGTACAACACCCCCAATATCCATTTGTGCACCATCCGCGATTTCGAGCAGTTGTGCGAGGATATGAGCCTCACCGTGCTGCAGCGCATTGTGGTCGACCGGGATCACAAGCCCAGTGCCACGGCCTGGCTGCTGCCCAATCTGATGGGGGAGATCGCCCTCTACCGGCTGCAACGCCAGTAA
- the metX gene encoding homoserine O-succinyltransferase MetX produces MPETIPADSVGLVTPQKLAHDAPIDLDCGRSLPGFEMVYETYGQLNTRKDNAILICHALSGDHHAAGYHSMEDRKPGWWDTCIGPGKPIDTNRFFVVAPNNLGGCKGTTGPMSTNPETGKAYGPDFPIVTVSDWVRSQALLADHLGIEQWAAVAGGSLGGMQALQWAIDYPDRLRHSIVIAGAPRLSAQNIGFNEIARQAIMSDPDFHEGHYYDYHTIPRRGLMIARMLGHITYLSDLSMRAKFGRELREGKINFGFDVEFQVESYLRYQGKSFVEKFDANTYLLMTKVLDYFDPAKEYDDDLSAALKDTRAEFFVAAFTGDWRFAPQRSREIVKALVKGRKNVSYSEITAHHGHDAFLMPIQDYMDALRTYMDRVAQGGAR; encoded by the coding sequence ATGCCCGAGACAATCCCCGCCGATTCCGTCGGTCTGGTAACCCCGCAAAAGCTGGCACACGACGCGCCTATCGATCTGGATTGCGGTCGTTCACTGCCCGGCTTCGAAATGGTGTATGAAACCTACGGGCAGCTCAATACACGCAAAGACAATGCGATCCTGATCTGTCACGCCCTGAGCGGCGATCACCATGCCGCCGGTTATCACAGCATGGAAGATCGCAAACCGGGCTGGTGGGATACCTGCATCGGCCCGGGCAAGCCAATCGATACCAACCGCTTTTTCGTCGTTGCGCCCAACAACCTTGGCGGCTGCAAGGGCACCACCGGCCCCATGAGCACCAACCCCGAGACCGGCAAGGCCTACGGCCCCGATTTTCCCATTGTAACGGTCAGCGACTGGGTCCGCAGCCAGGCCTTATTGGCCGATCATCTCGGTATCGAGCAGTGGGCGGCCGTCGCCGGCGGCAGCCTGGGCGGCATGCAGGCGCTGCAATGGGCCATCGACTACCCCGATCGGCTGCGCCACAGCATCGTGATCGCCGGCGCGCCCAGGCTCTCGGCACAAAACATCGGCTTTAACGAGATCGCTCGTCAGGCCATCATGTCTGATCCGGACTTCCACGAAGGGCACTATTACGATTACCACACCATTCCGCGACGCGGTTTGATGATCGCCCGCATGCTGGGCCATATCACCTATTTATCCGATCTCTCCATGCGCGCCAAGTTCGGCCGCGAGCTGCGCGAGGGCAAGATCAACTTCGGCTTTGATGTCGAATTTCAGGTGGAAAGCTATCTGCGCTATCAGGGCAAATCCTTCGTCGAGAAATTCGATGCCAACACCTATCTGCTGATGACCAAGGTGCTGGATTATTTCGATCCGGCCAAGGAGTACGACGACGATCTCTCCGCCGCACTGAAGGATACCCGGGCGGAATTTTTTGTCGCCGCCTTCACCGGTGACTGGCGCTTTGCGCCACAACGCTCGCGGGAGATCGTCAAGGCCCTGGTCAAGGGACGCAAGAATGTCAGTTACTCGGAGATCACCGCGCATCACGGCCATGATGCCTTCCTGATGCCGATCCAGGACTATATGGATGCGCTGCGAACCTACATGGACCGGGTGGCGCAGGGAGGCGCACGATGA
- a CDS encoding dynamin family protein: MATDRFTDQMQAYGRWRSDLNSAIEKYQRWLNANNMSNPETELRIFELLEALKSDRLTIAFVAEFARGKTELINAIFFSEYDRRLLPSDAGRTTMCPTELFYDFEADMSYIRLLPIETRLEETSIQEHKKDPINWTTIELDTNSSEKMAEAFHEVVRTKRVPAPVAERLGLVDPEVHAETDMVEIPKWRHGLISFPHPLLKEGLTILDTPGLNAIGNEPELTLNMLPNAQAVVFVLAADTGVTRSDMQMWNQHVKPLGGDAAHGRIIVLNKVDTLWDELKNDEEIGVSIANQCKSAAKMLGIEAANVFPVSAQKGLLAKIRTDEELLKRSNILALESLLAQDILPRKQHLVRDSIVGEIGGMAQQSRDLIASRLADVNKQLTELKSLSGKNEDVITHLMKKTREEQSTYHKSVESFQANRKAFNEKHDELLSTLSLSRLDKLMSRTRKEMSGSKFTMTLKGAMKEFFDITQETMNTASKQTDQLNMMLQTIYRQFNKEHGLSDVKPRLLSMGKYKRELDRLYHEAEAYRNSAKLTVTEQAFVVKKFFISMVSHARNILFQAHQDVESWGKRAMAPLVVQIKEHKNQMEKRLESLRKINESRDTLQNRLQELEKTAETLNAQLADINMLMETLNRPLESFIEQNTARVA, translated from the coding sequence ATGGCGACAGACCGTTTCACCGATCAGATGCAGGCTTACGGGCGCTGGCGCAGCGACCTCAACAGCGCGATCGAAAAGTATCAACGCTGGCTGAATGCCAACAATATGAGCAATCCGGAGACCGAATTGCGGATCTTCGAGCTGCTCGAGGCGCTCAAATCGGACCGTCTGACCATCGCCTTCGTCGCCGAGTTCGCGCGCGGCAAAACCGAACTGATCAACGCCATTTTCTTTTCCGAGTACGATCGTCGCCTGCTCCCCTCGGACGCCGGGCGCACTACTATGTGCCCCACCGAACTGTTCTATGACTTCGAAGCCGACATGAGCTACATCCGTCTGCTGCCCATCGAAACCCGGCTGGAAGAGACGAGCATCCAGGAGCACAAGAAAGACCCCATCAACTGGACCACCATCGAGCTGGATACCAACTCCTCGGAAAAAATGGCCGAGGCATTCCATGAAGTCGTCCGCACCAAGCGGGTTCCGGCCCCGGTCGCCGAACGGCTGGGCCTGGTGGATCCGGAGGTGCATGCCGAGACCGACATGGTCGAGATCCCCAAGTGGCGCCACGGCCTGATCAGTTTTCCGCATCCCCTGCTCAAGGAAGGGCTGACCATTCTGGATACCCCGGGGCTCAACGCCATCGGCAACGAGCCGGAACTGACCCTCAACATGCTGCCCAACGCCCAGGCGGTGGTCTTCGTGCTGGCGGCCGACACCGGGGTGACCCGATCCGACATGCAGATGTGGAACCAGCACGTCAAACCGCTGGGCGGTGACGCGGCTCACGGGCGCATCATCGTCCTGAACAAGGTCGATACGCTCTGGGATGAACTCAAAAACGACGAGGAAATCGGGGTCAGTATCGCCAACCAGTGCAAGAGCGCGGCCAAGATGCTGGGTATCGAAGCGGCCAACGTCTTTCCGGTCTCGGCCCAGAAGGGCCTGCTGGCAAAAATCCGCACCGACGAGGAACTGCTCAAGCGCAGCAACATTCTGGCGCTGGAATCCCTGCTGGCGCAGGATATCCTGCCCCGCAAGCAGCATCTGGTACGTGACAGTATCGTCGGCGAGATCGGCGGCATGGCCCAGCAGTCCCGCGATCTGATCGCCTCGCGTCTGGCCGATGTCAACAAACAGCTGACCGAACTGAAAAGCCTCAGCGGCAAGAACGAAGATGTCATCACGCATCTGATGAAAAAGACCCGCGAGGAGCAGTCCACTTATCACAAAAGCGTGGAAAGTTTTCAGGCCAATCGCAAAGCCTTCAACGAAAAACATGACGAACTGCTGAGTACCCTCAGCCTGAGCCGCCTGGACAAACTGATGTCCAGGACCCGCAAGGAAATGTCCGGCAGCAAGTTCACCATGACCCTGAAAGGGGCGATGAAGGAGTTCTTTGACATCACCCAGGAGACCATGAATACGGCCAGCAAGCAGACCGATCAGCTCAATATGATGTTGCAGACCATTTACCGCCAGTTTAACAAGGAGCACGGTCTGAGTGACGTCAAACCCCGGCTGCTCAGCATGGGCAAGTACAAGCGCGAACTGGACCGCCTGTATCACGAGGCGGAAGCCTACCGCAACAGCGCCAAGCTGACCGTCACCGAACAGGCTTTCGTGGTGAAAAAGTTCTTCATCTCCATGGTCAGCCATGCACGCAATATTCTGTTCCAGGCCCATCAGGACGTGGAAAGCTGGGGCAAACGCGCCATGGCGCCGCTGGTGGTGCAGATCAAGGAGCACAAGAACCAGATGGAAAAACGGCTGGAAAGCCTGCGCAAAATCAATGAATCGCGCGATACCCTGCAAAACCGCCTTCAGGAACTGGAAAAAACCGCAGAAACGCTCAATGCCCAGCTGGCCGATATCAACATGCTGATGGAAACCCTGAATCGACCGCTGGAATCCTTTATCGAGCAGAATACGGCCCGGGTCGCCTGA
- a CDS encoding DUF167 family protein, whose product MPGFYSWQNGDLLLRIYLQPRASMDEIVGPHGEALKIRVTAPPVEGKANRKLRAFLADQFRVPPTRVTLEKGHGSRIKLWRIHRPRRLPALIEPAQ is encoded by the coding sequence GTGCCCGGCTTCTATAGCTGGCAAAACGGCGATCTGTTACTGCGGATCTATCTGCAACCCCGCGCCAGCATGGACGAAATCGTCGGTCCCCACGGCGAGGCGCTCAAGATCCGGGTCACCGCTCCGCCGGTCGAAGGCAAAGCCAACCGCAAGCTGCGCGCCTTCCTGGCCGATCAGTTCAGGGTGCCACCCACCCGGGTGACGCTGGAAAAAGGCCACGGCAGCCGTATCAAGCTGTGGCGCATTCACCGGCCCCGCCGGCTGCCGGCACTGATTGAACCCGCCCAATGA
- a CDS encoding YggT family protein yields MNYVSNAGVFLIQTIFGLYALIVMLRLLLQVTRADFYNPISQFLVKATSLPLRPLRRFVPGYGGIDFAAVVLLLILKLVEITLISLFPEFPTLAIGGALALAVVELLRLLINVYIFGIIIMAVLSWVSPGTYNPVAALLHQLTEPVLRPFRRLLPPMGGLDLTPLIALIALWLVMLLFIAPLQDAICSLSLFNSTYCRARLL; encoded by the coding sequence ATGAACTATGTCAGTAATGCCGGCGTCTTTTTGATCCAGACGATCTTCGGGCTGTATGCGCTGATCGTGATGCTGCGACTGCTGCTGCAGGTAACGCGGGCCGATTTCTACAATCCCATCTCCCAGTTTCTGGTCAAGGCCACATCCCTCCCGCTGCGTCCGCTGCGCCGCTTCGTCCCCGGCTATGGCGGCATCGACTTTGCCGCCGTGGTGTTGCTGCTGATCCTCAAGCTGGTCGAGATCACGCTGATCAGCCTGTTCCCCGAGTTTCCCACCCTGGCCATCGGCGGCGCCCTGGCGCTGGCCGTGGTCGAGCTGCTCAGGCTGCTGATCAATGTCTATATCTTCGGCATTATCATCATGGCGGTACTCAGCTGGGTCTCGCCGGGGACCTATAATCCGGTGGCGGCCCTGTTGCACCAGCTCACCGAACCGGTGCTGCGCCCCTTCCGCCGCCTGCTGCCGCCGATGGGCGGACTGGATCTGACCCCGCTGATCGCGCTGATTGCCCTGTGGCTGGTGATGTTGCTGTTCATCGCTCCGTTGCAGGACGCCATCTGCAGCCTGAGCCTGTTCAACAGCACCTACTGCCGTGCCCGGCTTCTATAG
- the proC gene encoding pyrroline-5-carboxylate reductase, whose translation MKNTTIGFIGGGNMARSLVGGLCQSGLPPASLHVSEPDDTRRQALHDDFGISVHGDNQTVVDACEVVVLAVKPQRLKDVITTLQTRADDGKLYLTIAAGIRTDSLQQWLGGERAIVRAMPNTPALVQSGATGLYANNYVTNQQKDLAESILRAVGLTVWVTEEAQMDAVTALSGSGPAYFFMVMEMMEQAAVKLGLPTDTARLLTLQTAFGAARLALEIEEDPAQLRRNVTSPGGTTEQAIRALQDHDIQQMFEQALQAAHDRARELADELGQ comes from the coding sequence ATGAAAAACACAACGATCGGTTTTATCGGCGGCGGCAACATGGCCCGCAGTCTTGTCGGCGGGCTCTGTCAGAGCGGGCTGCCGCCGGCCTCTTTGCATGTTTCCGAACCGGATGACACCCGGCGCCAGGCGCTGCATGACGATTTTGGCATCAGTGTGCACGGTGACAACCAGACGGTGGTCGACGCCTGCGAGGTGGTGGTGCTGGCGGTCAAGCCGCAGCGGCTCAAGGATGTGATCACCACGCTGCAGACCCGCGCCGATGACGGCAAACTCTATCTGACCATCGCCGCCGGGATCCGCACCGATTCCCTGCAACAGTGGCTGGGCGGGGAGCGGGCCATCGTGCGCGCCATGCCCAACACCCCGGCACTGGTGCAATCCGGCGCCACCGGCCTGTATGCCAACAACTATGTTACGAACCAGCAAAAAGATCTGGCCGAGTCGATTCTGCGCGCGGTCGGGTTGACCGTCTGGGTGACGGAAGAGGCACAGATGGATGCGGTCACCGCGCTGTCGGGCAGCGGCCCGGCCTACTTTTTTATGGTGATGGAGATGATGGAACAGGCCGCGGTCAAACTGGGGCTGCCCACGGACACCGCCCGCCTGCTAACCCTGCAGACTGCCTTCGGCGCGGCCAGGCTGGCACTGGAGATCGAGGAAGATCCGGCGCAACTGCGGCGCAATGTCACCTCGCCGGGCGGCACCACCGAACAGGCGATTCGGGCCCTGCAGGATCACGACATTCAGCAGATGTTTGAACAGGCCTTGCAGGCCGCCCACGACCGGGCCCGCGAACTGGCCGATGAACTGGGACAATAA
- a CDS encoding YggS family pyridoxal phosphate-dependent enzyme: protein MNSIVQRLEIVRERITHAEKQAGRPPGSVQLLAVSKTRPVADLRAARAAGQTRFGESYLQDARPKIAALADEAIEWHFIGPVQSNKTREIAEHFAWVHSVERLKIARRLSEQHPADLPPLNVCLQINTSGEASKAGAAPGDAPALARAVADLPHLRLRGLMTIPAPADDFEQQRQPFRRLRELFEQLNAAGLALDTLSMGMTGDMEAAIAEGSTIVRIGTAVFGARAPNKGRGTRDE from the coding sequence ATGAACAGCATAGTGCAACGACTCGAAATCGTTCGGGAACGTATCACACATGCCGAAAAACAGGCCGGCCGCCCGCCCGGTTCGGTGCAACTGCTGGCGGTGAGCAAGACCCGCCCGGTCGCGGATTTGCGCGCGGCACGGGCCGCCGGGCAGACCCGCTTCGGCGAGAGTTACCTGCAGGATGCCCGGCCCAAGATCGCCGCGCTGGCGGACGAGGCCATCGAATGGCATTTCATCGGCCCCGTCCAGTCCAACAAGACCCGCGAGATCGCCGAACATTTTGCCTGGGTGCACAGCGTGGAGCGACTCAAAATCGCCCGGCGCCTGAGCGAACAGCACCCCGCCGACCTGCCGCCGCTCAATGTTTGCCTGCAAATCAACACCTCCGGCGAGGCCAGCAAAGCGGGCGCCGCGCCGGGCGACGCCCCGGCACTGGCGCGAGCCGTTGCCGACCTGCCCCACCTGCGCCTGCGCGGATTGATGACCATCCCCGCCCCGGCCGATGACTTCGAGCAGCAGCGCCAGCCCTTTCGCCGATTGCGCGAACTGTTCGAGCAACTCAACGCCGCCGGCCTGGCACTGGATACCCTGTCGATGGGCATGACCGGCGACATGGAAGCCGCCATCGCCGAAGGCAGCACCATCGTGCGCATCGGCACCGCGGTATTTGGCGCTCGCGCGCCAAATAAGGGACGAGGGACGAGGGACGAGTGA
- a CDS encoding type IV pilus twitching motility protein PilT: MDITELLAFGVKNGASDLHLSAGLPPMIRVDGDVRRINIPAMEHKTVHSLVYDIMNDKQRKDFEEFLETDFSFEIQGLARFRVNAFNHNRGAAAVFRTIPSKIMTLEDLNCPPVFKEVSDNARGIVLVTGPTGSGKSTTLAAMVDYKNENDYGHILTIEDPIEFVHESKKCLVNQREVHRDTLGFSEALRSALREDPDIILVGELRDLETIRLALTAAETGHLVFGTLHTSSAAKTIDRIVDVFPAAEKGMVRSMLSESLRAVIAQTLLKKVGGGRVAAHEIMIGTSAIRNLIREDKVAQMYSAIQTGQQYGMQTLDQNLHDLVQRGMVSKQEARVKASSKDTFE, encoded by the coding sequence ATGGATATTACCGAATTACTGGCCTTTGGCGTCAAAAACGGCGCCTCTGACCTCCACCTGTCCGCCGGATTGCCGCCGATGATTCGTGTCGACGGGGACGTGCGGCGCATCAATATCCCGGCGATGGAACACAAGACCGTGCACTCGCTGGTGTACGACATCATGAACGACAAGCAGCGCAAGGATTTCGAGGAGTTTCTGGAGACCGACTTTTCCTTCGAAATCCAGGGGCTGGCCCGCTTTCGTGTCAACGCCTTCAATCACAACCGCGGCGCGGCGGCGGTGTTCAGGACCATCCCCTCCAAGATCATGACCCTGGAGGATCTCAACTGTCCGCCCGTGTTCAAGGAGGTGTCCGACAACGCGCGCGGGATCGTGCTGGTCACCGGCCCGACCGGCTCGGGCAAGTCCACCACCCTGGCGGCCATGGTCGACTACAAGAACGAGAACGACTATGGTCATATTCTGACCATCGAGGATCCGATCGAGTTCGTCCACGAGTCCAAGAAGTGCCTGGTCAACCAGCGCGAGGTGCATCGTGACACCCTCGGCTTCAGCGAGGCGTTGCGCTCGGCGCTGCGTGAGGATCCGGACATCATCCTGGTGGGTGAGTTGCGCGATCTGGAGACCATTCGCCTGGCCCTGACCGCGGCGGAAACCGGCCATCTGGTATTCGGCACCCTGCATACCAGCTCCGCGGCCAAGACCATCGACCGTATCGTCGACGTGTTCCCGGCGGCGGAAAAGGGCATGGTGCGTTCCATGCTCTCCGAGTCGCTGCGCGCGGTCATCGCCCAGACCCTGCTGAAGAAGGTCGGCGGCGGCCGGGTGGCGGCCCACGAGATCATGATCGGCACCTCGGCCATCCGTAACCTGATTCGCGAGGACAAGGTGGCGCAGATGTACTCGGCCATTCAGACCGGGCAACAGTACGGCATGCAGACCCTGGATCAGAACCTGCATGATCTGGTGCAGCGCGGCATGGTCAGCAAACAGGAGGCGCGGGTCAAGGCGTCCAGCAAGGACACGTTCGAGTAA
- a CDS encoding PilT/PilU family type 4a pilus ATPase: MDFESLLKLMVHKNASDLFITAGVAPSMKVNGKIMPVTQATLTPGQAEELVKGIMSPAQKKEFEEHSECNFAISASGIGRFRVSAFRQRNNAGMVLRKIEVKIPNFEELKLPPVLRDIAMTKRGLVIFVGGTGSGKSSSLAAMVGHRNKNSTGHIITIEDPIEFIHHHQGCIVTQREVGLDTESFEVALKNTLRQAPDVILIGEIRSRETMEHAIAFAETGHLCLATLHANNANQALDRIVNFFPEDRFNQLYMDLSLNLKAMIAQQLIPTPDGEGRVLCAEILINTPLMSDHIRKGEISKMKELMAKSTQAGMQTFDQALFRLYSEGSITYEDAINYADSANELRLMIKLGETKGEDVDAMTGALDGITIQET; this comes from the coding sequence ATGGATTTTGAATCATTACTGAAATTGATGGTGCACAAGAACGCCTCGGATCTGTTTATTACCGCCGGGGTGGCGCCGAGCATGAAGGTCAACGGCAAGATCATGCCCGTGACCCAGGCGACTCTGACCCCGGGACAGGCCGAGGAGCTGGTCAAGGGCATCATGAGCCCGGCCCAGAAAAAGGAATTCGAAGAACACAGCGAGTGCAACTTCGCCATCTCCGCCTCGGGTATCGGCCGCTTTCGTGTCAGCGCCTTTCGTCAGCGCAACAATGCCGGCATGGTCCTGCGCAAGATCGAGGTCAAGATTCCCAACTTCGAGGAGCTGAAGCTGCCGCCGGTGTTGCGCGACATCGCCATGACCAAGCGCGGCCTGGTGATCTTCGTCGGCGGCACCGGTTCGGGTAAATCGAGCTCGCTGGCGGCCATGGTCGGTCATCGCAACAAGAACAGCACCGGCCACATCATCACCATCGAGGATCCGATCGAGTTCATTCATCACCATCAGGGCTGCATCGTCACCCAGCGCGAGGTGGGCCTGGATACCGAAAGCTTCGAAGTGGCGCTGAAGAACACCCTGCGTCAGGCGCCGGACGTGATTCTGATCGGTGAGATCCGCTCGCGCGAAACCATGGAACACGCCATCGCCTTCGCCGAAACCGGCCATCTGTGTCTGGCGACCCTGCATGCCAACAACGCCAACCAGGCGCTGGATCGTATCGTCAACTTCTTCCCGGAAGATCGCTTCAATCAGTTGTACATGGATCTGTCGCTCAATCTCAAGGCGATGATCGCCCAGCAACTGATCCCCACGCCCGACGGCGAGGGTCGGGTGCTGTGTGCCGAGATCCTGATCAACACGCCGTTGATGTCGGATCACATCCGCAAGGGCGAAATCTCCAAGATGAAGGAGTTGATGGCCAAGTCGACCCAGGCCGGGATGCAGACCTTCGACCAGGCCCTGTTCAGACTCTACAGCGAAGGCAGCATCACCTACGAAGACGCCATCAACTACGCCGACTCCGCCAACGAACTGCGCCTGATGATCAAACTCGGCGAGACCAAGGGCGAGGACGTGGATGCGATGACCGGGGCGCTGGACGGGATTACCATTCAGGAAACCTGA
- a CDS encoding BrnT family toxin produces MDGLEFTWDERKNLNNQEKHSVSFGEAQTVFYDEFARLIHDPEHSEDEDRFILLGFSNQIRMLVVCHCYREEEQLIRIISARKATKSEQKMYEGFRDER; encoded by the coding sequence ATGGATGGGTTGGAATTTACATGGGATGAAAGGAAGAATCTCAACAATCAGGAGAAGCACTCGGTTTCCTTTGGAGAAGCGCAAACTGTGTTCTATGACGAATTTGCCCGCTTAATCCATGACCCCGAACATTCGGAAGATGAAGATCGGTTTATCCTCCTGGGGTTTAGCAACCAAATTCGAATGCTCGTCGTTTGCCACTGCTACAGGGAAGAAGAGCAACTCATACGAATTATTTCAGCCCGAAAGGCCACCAAATCCGAGCAAAAAATGTATGAAGGTTTTCGCGATGAAAGATAA
- a CDS encoding BrnA antitoxin family protein: protein MKDNYDFSNSVQNPYAKRLKKQITIRIDEDTIQYFKKLAEEKGIPYQSLINLYLRDCAETHCKPNVKWNNT, encoded by the coding sequence ATGAAAGATAATTACGATTTTTCGAATTCAGTGCAGAATCCCTATGCAAAACGTTTGAAAAAACAGATCACGATTCGTATTGATGAAGATACGATTCAGTACTTTAAAAAATTAGCCGAAGAAAAAGGTATACCTTATCAAAGTCTGATAAATCTCTATCTAAGGGATTGTGCAGAAACGCACTGTAAACCGAATGTGAAGTGGAATAACACATAA
- a CDS encoding DUF2283 domain-containing protein: MKVSYFEDTDTLYIEFRDSGIAESKDLDENTILDVDAKGNVCAITFDHASQRTDVSHLIVEGVAA, translated from the coding sequence ATGAAAGTCAGCTACTTTGAAGACACTGACACGCTCTACATTGAGTTCCGCGACAGTGGCATAGCGGAGTCTAAAGACCTGGATGAAAACACCATTCTTGACGTGGATGCCAAGGGTAATGTCTGCGCAATCACGTTCGATCACGCAAGCCAGCGCACTGACGTAAGCCATCTGATTGTTGAAGGTGTTGCGGCATAA